CGATCTACGGGCTCATTGCCGGGATGGCGGTGATGGCCGTTAGTTTGCTGCTCTTTGCGTGAAACGGATGTTGTCTCGGGTTTCGGGTCTCGGGTCTCGGGTTGTATGTAGCTGCATTTGTTTTATGGACCTTAATTCCGAATTGTCTTCTTTGGTTTAATAATAAAAGTGCCGTGGCTACAAGGCTTACGACTTGCCACTCCAACGGACCATTTTGCCAACTTTTATAATTCGGATTACCATCAATTTATGCCGAACCATCATTCATCACTGCCGAAGCATTATCAACCTTTGCCGAACTAATCCGAATTTTCCTTCATATAATATTACAGTACCTTTGTACTTTCGGTGGGCTTTGGCACTTTTACTACCAGTACCCTTAAATCGGAGTCGCTTTGATTGTACCAGCAATGGGGAATTTTGGCCGGGCTGTCGATTAATGTATCGGCTTCCACCTCCTGGGTTTCATCACCAACTTCAATGATCCCTTTTCCTTCCAGCACATAGAAGAAAACATCCACCGGGGTGATGTGTCTTTTCAACTGTTCTCCGGGTTTAAGCGTAATGTGAGTGGCCATGGCATGCTCCGAATCGTAAAGCTTTCTTGCATCTACGCCATGGGGGTTTTTTCGGGGTTCTGCATCGGTTATTTTAGTGATTTTCATAAATTAGTTTTTTATTGTGATAAAAGAATTTGTTAAAAAAGTTGGCAGTTGGCAATTGGCAGTTGGCAAACTCTGAAAGCTACAGTTGGCAGAAGAATGCAAGGGTCATTGGGTTGTTAGAAAGGGTTTAAGGTTTGAGGAAGAAGTTGGCAAGGGACAAAATCAGTTGGCAAACCCCATAGCCTCATTCAGCGTATGGGGCGATATTTATCTGGATTTTTCTTTAAAGAGTTATTTGATCATGTTTAACTACGACCCTTAAAGCTTATTATATCCTTCATCTCAACTTCTGCCTATACTTACAGTCATTGCCAACTTTTTTACCAAGTAATTATCAATGACACTTGTATTGCCTTTGGCTTCTCTCGCTGCCTTTGGCTTTTGTAGTTGCCAACTGCCTTTTAATCATTACCAACTCAATCAGAAACTTTTACCAGCTGACCTTTTCGGTTTCCGGCATCCTTTTGCCAACTGCCTTTTGCCAACTGCCAACTGTATTGCTTAATCTTATTTCCTTAAATTTGATTCTGCAATATAATAAGCTGCCACCTTATGGATGAATGACCACAGAATGACTATTGAATATCTCTGCCAACTGCAGCCTTCAGGGTTGCCAACTGCCTTTTGCCAACTGCCAACTTCTTCATCAAATACTAATTACGCCAGCATGGCCTTCATATCCTCCTCAACGGTGTTGATGCCGCTGATGCCGAACTTGTCAACCAGCACATTGGCTACGTTTGCGGAAAGGAAGGCCGGCAGCGTCGGGCCGAGCTTGATGTTCTTCACGCCCAGGGAAAGCAGTGCCAGCA
The DNA window shown above is from Bacteroidales bacterium and carries:
- a CDS encoding cupin domain-containing protein — translated: MKITKITDAEPRKNPHGVDARKLYDSEHAMATHITLKPGEQLKRHITPVDVFFYVLEGKGIIEVGDETQEVEADTLIDSPAKIPHCWYNQSDSDLRVLVVKVPKPTESTKVL